A genomic region of Clarias gariepinus isolate MV-2021 ecotype Netherlands chromosome 23, CGAR_prim_01v2, whole genome shotgun sequence contains the following coding sequences:
- the LOC128511512 gene encoding endothelin-3: MAKTSLLDLGVLILIGLTAARANGILLHRVVPHEERTLELEKVNMGVRTAPTEQACRSDDGHDSHKEVAGMPHDTHSRNRAKRCTCYTYKDKECVYYCHLDVIWVNTPERIVPYGMSSYRGSLRARRSAENKKTTWRCVCALQSDSHCNSFCGKRGRIPWPSVTGELSHAVNDLPMHSSVLTPGHTLKKRSLSV, from the exons ATGGCCAAGACGTCGCTTCTGGATTTGGGCGTTTTGATTTTAATCGGATtaacagccgctcgcgcaaacG GCATTTTGCTTCACAGGGTTGTCCCGCACGAGGAAAGAACACTGGAGCTCGAGAAAGTGAACATGGGTGTGAGGACTGCACCGACAGAACAAGCCTGCAGATCTGATGACGGCCATGACAGCCACAAGGAGGTTGCAGGAATGCCACATGACACTCATTCACGTAACAGAGCCAAACGCTGCACGTGTTATACGTACAAAGACAAAGAGTGCGTTTATTATTGCCACCTGGATGTCATTTGGGTGAACACACCAGA GCGCATAGTCCCATACGGCATGTCAAGTTACAGAGGCTCTCTGCGTGCACGGCGCTCAGCGGAAAACAAGAAAACGACATGGAGATGTGTGTGCGCTCTCCAAAGCGACTCTCACTGTAACAGCTTCTGTGGGAAAAG GGGGAGGATACCATGGCCATCTGTTACTGGAGAGCTAAGCCATGCTGTAAATGACCTGCCCATGCATTCTTCTGTCCTAACACCTGGACATACCTTAAAGAAAAGAAGCTTATCTGTCTGA